A region of Sulfurimonas sp. DNA encodes the following proteins:
- a CDS encoding phospholipase effector Tle1 domain-containing protein, whose translation MSEIKRGSSNVYYHDTEFMHVVRFFYNNSGVAAAQNARTRWAFLVVGRDELGDAFLNDKAKSNEDRINEIKDRYLPLLQECVNAKDEPAFTLDKTKISEFRTYPSKFKNKWIIRQSTPSKDANKLKSLLKGFGFFDEASVLKNDKNMHSNFGYLRLDVKICNQYLYADNIEDEAYALVALPYIYNKKDDVYDVLVLSEHASVSLMPKVLVEYGVFFDGTKNSMYNVDFNLDFHKYLSEQTKIVLDTEAIVDYIKKEDVHNEKFYPNAATYIREVDEPRKDVIINRIRDEIQENVRYFQNSSKDKINNEDTKYKSWFQDRASDHSDKVYDFLINIKDGKLNKDTEKAVKDGIILDADTQEYKETLVKEYVYDEILPSGEGSSFVNGYTNIKRLFEHYKAYDPLNLKDSEPRKYIKDSFKVYASGDGCIDPYESGKLKSDSKIGLGLAFGSTGVLAHIVYTCDKIAKNLRHNNYNLVNELVLDVFGFSRGAAEARHFVSSIMKEYDVQTSDTTRKYTLNTSDESKNIFSPFYPEQGGVYTKVEGRYYFNPLRTDIEKITVTKSVGRNKRNVDYYNPYYKKYARKLQIDSVSFRFIGIYDTVAHYGICQANDNKDLNLDFKEAKLGRLVHLTAEDEYRKNFAMTHITESASKKFQEDSKMKEIALPGAHADVGGGYMDKEKSPRYIADENEKLLLKWNKKYEWIKSSPDLFVEAAEDIKEIKRNKKAGFYRIKNLIEDDNLYIYRPKISNKYEYVSLKLMHTEALNSDDNSEKVPFEDISTQYKIDSRNNKFLYKVYKELKEDKFEMHGDLHKELRQGYLHHSADLDGIAPIDVNMPSMDNYTNKKVEIYGKRVKYSSTKKQSCFIS comes from the coding sequence ATGTCAGAAATAAAAAGAGGCTCATCAAATGTCTATTATCATGATACAGAGTTTATGCATGTTGTACGGTTTTTTTATAATAATAGTGGAGTCGCTGCCGCGCAGAATGCTAGAACAAGATGGGCTTTTTTAGTAGTTGGACGAGATGAGTTAGGCGATGCGTTTCTAAATGATAAAGCAAAAAGTAATGAAGATAGAATTAATGAGATAAAAGACAGATACCTCCCACTTTTACAAGAGTGTGTAAATGCAAAAGATGAACCTGCCTTTACTTTAGATAAAACAAAAATATCTGAGTTTAGAACTTATCCCTCAAAGTTTAAAAATAAATGGATAATTCGTCAAAGTACACCGTCTAAAGATGCTAATAAGTTAAAAAGTCTTCTAAAAGGCTTTGGTTTTTTTGATGAAGCTTCTGTGTTAAAAAATGATAAAAATATGCATTCAAATTTTGGATACCTTAGGTTAGATGTTAAAATCTGTAATCAATACTTATATGCTGATAATATAGAAGATGAAGCTTATGCTTTAGTAGCACTCCCTTATATATACAATAAAAAAGATGATGTTTATGATGTACTAGTTCTAAGTGAACATGCTTCTGTTTCTTTGATGCCAAAGGTTCTAGTTGAGTATGGAGTATTTTTCGATGGAACTAAAAACAGTATGTATAATGTAGACTTTAATCTTGATTTTCATAAGTACCTTAGTGAGCAAACTAAAATTGTTTTGGATACTGAAGCAATAGTAGATTATATTAAGAAAGAAGATGTACATAATGAAAAATTCTATCCAAATGCAGCAACATACATAAGAGAAGTTGATGAACCAAGAAAAGATGTAATCATCAATAGAATTCGTGACGAAATCCAAGAAAATGTCCGTTATTTCCAAAACTCATCAAAAGACAAGATAAACAACGAAGATACAAAATATAAGTCTTGGTTTCAAGATAGAGCATCAGATCATTCAGATAAAGTCTATGACTTTCTTATAAATATTAAAGATGGAAAGTTAAACAAAGATACTGAGAAAGCTGTTAAAGATGGGATAATACTAGATGCAGACACACAAGAGTATAAAGAGACTCTAGTAAAAGAGTATGTATATGATGAGATTCTTCCTTCAGGGGAGGGCAGTAGTTTTGTGAATGGATATACAAATATCAAACGTTTGTTCGAACATTACAAAGCTTATGACCCCTTAAATCTAAAAGACTCAGAGCCAAGGAAATATATAAAAGACAGCTTTAAAGTATATGCTAGTGGAGATGGTTGTATAGACCCTTATGAGAGTGGGAAACTAAAGTCAGATAGTAAAATAGGTTTAGGATTGGCATTTGGAAGTACCGGTGTATTAGCCCATATAGTATATACCTGCGATAAAATAGCTAAAAACTTACGTCATAATAATTATAACTTAGTAAATGAATTGGTTCTTGATGTTTTTGGATTCTCACGTGGAGCGGCAGAAGCAAGACACTTTGTGAGTTCTATAATGAAAGAGTATGATGTCCAGACATCTGATACAACACGTAAATATACACTAAATACAAGTGATGAATCAAAAAACATATTTTCTCCTTTTTATCCAGAGCAAGGTGGTGTTTATACAAAGGTAGAAGGACGTTACTACTTTAATCCTCTACGAACAGATATTGAAAAAATTACTGTTACAAAAAGTGTAGGTAGAAATAAACGAAATGTAGACTACTATAATCCATATTACAAAAAATATGCAAGAAAACTACAGATAGATTCTGTTTCGTTTCGTTTTATAGGGATTTACGATACTGTAGCTCATTATGGGATTTGTCAAGCAAATGATAATAAAGATTTAAATTTAGATTTTAAAGAGGCTAAATTAGGAAGACTTGTTCATCTCACAGCTGAAGATGAGTACAGAAAAAACTTTGCTATGACACATATTACTGAGAGTGCTTCTAAAAAGTTTCAAGAAGATTCAAAAATGAAAGAGATAGCTCTTCCTGGGGCACACGCTGATGTCGGTGGTGGTTATATGGATAAAGAAAAGAGTCCTCGTTATATCGCTGATGAGAATGAAAAATTGCTTCTTAAATGGAATAAAAAGTATGAGTGGATAAAGAGCAGTCCAGACTTATTTGTAGAGGCAGCTGAAGATATAAAAGAAATTAAGCGAAATAAAAAAGCTGGTTTTTATAGAATTAAAAACTTGATTGAAGATGATAATTTATATATATACAGACCAAAAATTTCAAATAAGTATGAGTATGTTAGCTTGAAGCTTATGCACACGGAAGCTTTGAACTCAGATGATAATTCAGAAAAAGTTCCTTTTGAAGATATCTCAACTCAATATAAAATTGATTCAAGAAATAATAAATTTTTATATAAAGTATATAAAGAGCTAAAAGAAGATAAATTCGAAATGCATGGTGATTTACATAAAGAGTTAAGACAAGGATATCTTCATCATTCAGCTGATTTAGATGGAATAGCTCCTATTGATGTAAATATGCCTTCAATGGACAACTATACCAATAAGAAAGTGGAAATTTACGGCAAAAGAGTTAAATATAGCTCAACAAAAAAACAATCTTGCTTTATTAGTTAA
- a CDS encoding Hcp family type VI secretion system effector has translation MDNPVFMSIEGSTQGNITEGATTPESVGNIYQNGHEDEAIVKAFTHNINIPRNTTTGQPTGQRTHNPLIVTKLIDKSSPLLYNALTKGETLKKVELKWYRTSYAGKPEHYYSMTLEDAVITNMDASMESQESSSAAQVMPLEVVSFSYRKISWRHETASTSGEDDWRVGVGA, from the coding sequence ATGGATAATCCAGTTTTTATGTCAATCGAGGGTAGCACACAAGGTAATATAACAGAAGGTGCAACAACACCAGAATCAGTAGGTAATATTTATCAGAATGGTCATGAAGATGAGGCGATAGTAAAAGCATTTACTCACAACATCAACATCCCACGAAATACGACTACAGGTCAGCCAACAGGTCAAAGAACTCATAACCCATTGATTGTTACTAAACTAATTGATAAAAGTTCACCACTTCTTTATAATGCACTAACTAAAGGTGAGACTTTAAAGAAAGTAGAACTTAAATGGTATAGAACTTCATATGCAGGTAAACCTGAACATTACTACAGTATGACTCTTGAAGATGCTGTAATAACTAATATGGATGCATCAATGGAATCTCAAGAGAGTTCATCAGCGGCTCAAGTTATGCCTCTTGAAGTAGTATCTTTTTCTTACAGAAAGATTTCTTGGAGACATGAAACTGCTAGTACATCTGGAGAAGATGACTGGAGAGTAGGTGTAGGTGCGTAA
- a CDS encoding type VI secretion system Vgr family protein, with product MSQLASPMNSKIHQRISAQLKLSEYNQADTMMQGRDSYSVYELEGKSSILTGYEYKLTFISDEEINVEDIVDTETELHLRDETSPLNSKKIYGKIIEAKENGSVARKKLYQIKIVSPLHYLSLNQRYEVYQEMNVPDIISSIIAKYSVLLNIQLDVKIDTQTIPKRHTCTQYKQSDFEFIKMLCEEEGYILLIDASSNNPYTVTLCELNEHAPLNTEIIECTYNKVKTFSTSAQAQDYYENKKPSLDFNIQAGQVMHSHTFADNEVTSQLRSDIKKETLRDRLDKLDESLYKDLSRYAKIDAEQGFSQGIRVVGNSEELSVKDGVVLNLKDIKGHKNTQVIVLSVKYKATFPNALDEYAQVADDEQQAQYSVEFIAIPSEVIYRPQVITSKPRIHSIQTAIVSNTDKDTQKFANEIDVNERGEIKVIFHFDEKRPTSAYVPLSNIYSGDGYGVQFLPRVNSEVIVSFINGDIDRPIITGALHNGENRHPFNLPKEKTKSFIKTQTTPQYEDKEGYNELLFEDKQGEELLSLRAQNDYELNVLNNSNTHIANNKKTIIDNDLELSVQNDSTQTIGNDKKVNILGNEIKTIEKEQILTIKEDQEIHILKDANTIINNNQKTIIEQDLIQRIKGQVTHYIEKDQKEKYLANLFLQIEAELGIEITSSYHLNAKTIKQEAETVEIEASDGISLKCGGSVLTVDGGGIHLKASKVDTNSGNAGVTASNITIAKIEKPLYNKLKVTKVEASITKQDEITQVLTYTASVEKFEDGAWSETTELTTTQEAQINWYFIKNNDQENKDILTDNPTDDTINSKGLKMSVTLEKENIYKHGHAHAFVVDAVEEGYEVTELKRYLEVEDILVNITNNDNKEFEAQAIYNVDEITEEEKAETRWTVEGKDVPASNAKGTMTHTYKGEKLDPKITAYIETTQMNVAVAHANFADSEEEINGEEKSNE from the coding sequence ATGTCACAACTAGCATCTCCCATGAACAGTAAAATCCACCAACGAATCTCAGCCCAACTAAAACTATCTGAATATAATCAAGCAGATACTATGATGCAAGGAAGAGACTCCTATAGCGTATATGAACTAGAAGGTAAAAGTTCAATCTTAACTGGATACGAATATAAACTTACCTTCATAAGTGATGAAGAGATAAATGTAGAGGATATAGTAGATACAGAAACAGAACTACACTTAAGAGATGAAACAAGCCCATTAAACTCTAAAAAGATATATGGAAAAATCATTGAAGCTAAAGAGAATGGAAGTGTAGCAAGAAAAAAGCTTTACCAAATAAAAATAGTATCCCCTCTACACTATCTTTCACTTAACCAAAGATATGAAGTTTATCAAGAGATGAATGTACCTGATATCATTTCATCTATCATTGCAAAATATTCAGTACTACTAAATATTCAACTTGATGTAAAAATAGATACTCAAACTATACCAAAGCGTCATACTTGTACACAGTATAAACAAAGTGATTTTGAATTTATTAAAATGTTGTGTGAAGAAGAAGGTTACATCCTTCTAATAGATGCATCTTCAAATAATCCATACACAGTTACCCTATGTGAACTAAACGAACATGCTCCACTAAATACAGAAATCATAGAATGTACATATAATAAAGTTAAAACATTTTCAACATCAGCACAAGCACAAGACTATTATGAAAATAAAAAGCCTTCTTTAGACTTCAATATACAAGCAGGACAAGTAATGCATAGTCATACTTTTGCTGATAATGAAGTAACATCCCAATTACGCTCAGATATAAAAAAAGAGACTCTCCGTGATAGACTTGATAAACTAGATGAGTCTTTGTATAAAGACCTCTCTCGTTATGCAAAGATAGATGCAGAACAAGGTTTTTCACAAGGTATTAGAGTCGTAGGAAACTCAGAAGAATTAAGTGTTAAAGATGGAGTGGTGCTAAACCTAAAAGATATTAAAGGACATAAGAATACTCAAGTAATTGTTCTAAGTGTAAAGTATAAAGCAACATTTCCAAATGCCTTAGATGAGTATGCTCAAGTTGCAGATGATGAACAACAAGCACAGTACAGTGTAGAGTTCATAGCAATCCCAAGTGAAGTTATATATAGACCCCAAGTAATTACTTCTAAACCACGAATCCACTCTATACAAACAGCAATAGTATCAAATACAGATAAAGATACTCAAAAGTTTGCAAATGAAATAGATGTAAACGAAAGAGGAGAGATAAAAGTAATATTTCACTTTGATGAAAAGAGACCTACCTCTGCTTATGTACCACTCTCAAATATTTATAGTGGAGATGGCTATGGCGTACAGTTCTTACCTAGAGTTAACTCTGAAGTAATAGTAAGCTTTATAAATGGAGATATAGATAGACCAATAATAACGGGAGCTTTGCACAATGGAGAGAACCGACATCCATTTAACCTGCCAAAAGAAAAAACAAAGTCATTTATAAAAACCCAAACAACACCCCAATACGAAGATAAAGAGGGATATAATGAACTACTCTTTGAAGATAAACAAGGAGAAGAGTTACTAAGCCTAAGAGCACAGAATGATTATGAACTAAATGTACTAAACAATAGTAATACACATATAGCAAATAATAAAAAAACAATCATAGATAATGACCTAGAACTCTCTGTACAAAACGATTCAACCCAAACAATAGGAAATGATAAGAAAGTAAATATACTAGGTAATGAGATAAAGACAATAGAAAAAGAGCAGATACTAACAATCAAAGAAGACCAAGAGATACATATACTTAAAGATGCTAACACCATCATCAATAATAATCAAAAAACAATCATAGAACAAGATCTTATCCAAAGGATAAAAGGTCAAGTAACTCACTATATAGAAAAAGACCAAAAAGAAAAATACTTAGCAAATCTATTTTTACAAATAGAAGCAGAACTTGGGATTGAAATAACAAGTTCTTACCATTTAAACGCAAAAACAATTAAACAAGAAGCTGAAACTGTAGAAATAGAAGCAAGTGATGGAATAAGCCTAAAGTGTGGGGGAAGTGTTCTAACGGTAGACGGAGGAGGGATTCATCTAAAAGCATCAAAAGTTGATACTAACTCAGGAAATGCAGGAGTAACAGCGAGTAACATTACTATTGCTAAAATAGAAAAACCACTTTATAATAAACTCAAAGTTACAAAAGTTGAAGCAAGCATTACTAAACAAGATGAGATTACCCAAGTATTAACATACACAGCAAGTGTAGAAAAGTTTGAAGATGGTGCATGGAGTGAAACAACAGAACTTACAACAACACAAGAGGCACAAATCAACTGGTACTTCATTAAAAACAATGACCAAGAGAATAAAGATATATTAACAGATAACCCAACAGACGATACCATTAACAGCAAAGGTTTAAAAATGTCTGTTACACTAGAAAAAGAGAATATCTATAAACACGGACATGCTCATGCATTTGTAGTTGATGCAGTTGAAGAGGGATATGAAGTTACTGAACTTAAGCGTTATCTTGAGGTAGAAGATATTCTCGTTAATATTACGAACAATGACAATAAAGAGTTTGAAGCTCAAGCAATATATAATGTTGATGAGATTACTGAAGAAGAAAAAGCAGAAACAAGATGGACAGTAGAAGGTAAAGATGTTCCTGCGTCAAATGCAAAAGGGACAATGACTCATACCTATAAGGGTGAAAAACTAGACCCTAAAATAACAGCATATATAGAAACAACTCAAATGAATGTTGCCGTTGCACATGCCAATTTTGCAGATAGTGAAGAAGAGATAAATGGAGAAGAAAAAAGTAATGAATAG
- a CDS encoding tetratricopeptide repeat protein: MNRFLLIILFLLTALNADVSICTDKLETTNKYIECLKKEVNNSKSVEDINFLAGYLVTKNRFDEAINFYKQVTLQDDAKAMYYLGGIYEEQKKEYDLAVKWFKKAADKNYKDSVFRVGSILEKKLLKEDEAIAYYQEWIKKGNVEAYNYLGNLYLDKEDFQKAKKEYLKGAKKASKESYYLLGSLHEAYIENGLNDAIDYYKEGAELGEYKSIYNLAANYDKLLEYKKAEPWYKKSMALGNKDAYDAYGYMLAKKGDAKEALEIFQRLANLNDSRGYIGMARVYVNEYKDYENTKKYRLKAFEMGNPEGASGIGYLYAEHFKDYKKAIKWYTKAYEMGDCDGTEDLAITYEVDLKDEKKYNEWLDKADAMGCGFAGFRRGYDYHDKKDYKNAIKWYKRSAKLGSMKAANNLGNIYQRDLKDKEKAIYWYKKASKLGSKRAKKQLKKLKAQK; this comes from the coding sequence ATGAATAGATTTTTATTAATAATATTATTTTTACTAACAGCATTAAATGCTGATGTTTCAATATGTACAGATAAGTTAGAAACTACAAATAAATATATAGAGTGTTTAAAAAAAGAAGTTAATAATAGTAAATCTGTAGAAGATATAAACTTCTTAGCAGGTTACCTTGTTACTAAAAATAGATTTGATGAAGCTATTAATTTTTACAAACAAGTAACTCTTCAAGATGATGCAAAAGCTATGTACTATCTTGGTGGAATTTATGAAGAGCAGAAAAAAGAGTATGACCTTGCAGTAAAATGGTTTAAAAAAGCAGCAGATAAAAATTATAAAGATTCAGTATTTAGAGTAGGTTCAATCTTAGAAAAAAAGCTACTTAAAGAAGATGAAGCTATTGCTTATTATCAAGAGTGGATAAAAAAAGGTAATGTTGAAGCATATAACTATCTTGGGAATCTCTACCTAGATAAAGAGGACTTTCAAAAAGCAAAGAAAGAGTACCTAAAAGGTGCTAAAAAAGCTTCCAAAGAATCTTACTACCTTTTAGGAAGTCTTCATGAAGCCTATATAGAAAATGGACTTAATGATGCAATTGATTATTATAAAGAAGGGGCAGAGTTAGGTGAGTATAAGTCTATTTATAATCTAGCAGCCAATTATGACAAACTGCTAGAGTATAAAAAAGCAGAACCTTGGTATAAAAAATCGATGGCACTCGGAAATAAAGATGCTTATGATGCTTATGGATATATGCTTGCTAAAAAAGGAGATGCTAAAGAGGCATTGGAGATATTTCAACGCTTAGCAAACCTAAATGATAGCAGAGGTTATATAGGGATGGCAAGGGTTTATGTTAATGAGTATAAAGATTATGAAAATACAAAAAAATACCGTTTAAAGGCATTTGAAATGGGTAATCCAGAAGGTGCTTCAGGAATTGGATATTTGTATGCTGAACATTTTAAAGATTATAAAAAAGCTATTAAGTGGTACACTAAAGCTTATGAGATGGGTGATTGTGATGGAACGGAAGATTTAGCAATTACATATGAAGTAGATTTAAAAGATGAAAAAAAATACAATGAATGGTTAGATAAAGCAGATGCTATGGGTTGTGGCTTTGCTGGGTTTAGACGCGGATATGATTATCATGATAAAAAAGATTATAAAAATGCAATAAAATGGTATAAAAGAAGTGCTAAACTAGGAAGTATGAAAGCAGCTAATAATCTTGGAAATATTTATCAAAGAGATTTAAAAGACAAAGAAAAAGCAATTTATTGGTATAAAAAAGCTTCTAAACTTGGTAGCAAACGTGCAAAAAAACAACTAAAAAAACTAAAGGCACAAAAATAA